One region of Chanodichthys erythropterus isolate Z2021 chromosome 19, ASM2448905v1, whole genome shotgun sequence genomic DNA includes:
- the tbcc gene encoding tubulin-specific chaperone C: MAALGVEVNVANDDGDTNTAVNVPESVLRRDQARLEEAERRRNVKEKQAVKEEKSDFFTSTFNAEKTAVEEMLSSSNYSDRDKAAKTLEEITVRIQQLQKFLNDSIMFLTQYEIRQAQASMQKLQSSLAEKREAVLPKKKFAFRSRNAGASKQPEPSQQTTDKSPSDVGVTVVVDAAVDVYQCGFSNAENQVLIKQAEEIQQRDVLLSHLTNCKVRLYGCPSTLHIKNVRSCEILCGPVSSSVFVDQCADSTLVLSCQQLRTHNTTATQIYVHVTSRAIIEDCHGVRFAPFTWTYPGIQDHYKVAGLDPDRNNWTDVDDFNWLAAGTPSPNWTVIPETERICSWDSVGSAS; the protein is encoded by the coding sequence ATGGCGGCACTAGGAGTGGAAGTTAATGTGGCAAATGATGACGGAGATACAAACACAGCTGTCAATGTTCCCGAAAGCGTGTTACGAAGAGATCAAGCGAGGCTGGAAGAGGCAGAGCGCCGGAGAAATGTCAAGGAGAAGCAGGCCGTGAAGGAAGAAAAGAGCGATTTCTTCACGTCCACCTTTAATGCTGAGAAGACTGCAGTCGAGGAGATGCTCTCCAGCTCTAACTACAGTGACCGCGACAAAGCCGCTAAAACACTGGAGGAGATCACTGTGAGAATTCAACAACTCCAGAAGTTTCTCAATGACAGCATTATGTTTCTAACCCAGTATGAAATAAGACAGGCACAGGCATCCATGCAGAAACTCCAGAGCTCTCTTGCTGAGAAGAGGGAGGCGGTGTTGCCTAAAAAGAAATTCGCTTTCAGATCTAGGAATGCCGGAGCAAGTAAGCAGCCTGAACCGAGTCAACAAACAACAGATAAGTCTCCATCTGATGTTGGTGTTACTGTGGTAGTGGATGCTGCAGTGGATGTATATCAGTGTGGATTCTCTAATGCTGAAAATCAAGTCCTGATCAAGCAAGCTGAGGAGATCCAGCAACGAGATGTTCTGTTATCTCATCTGACAAACTGTAAAGTGAGACTTTATGGCTGTCCGAGCACCTTGCATATCAAAAATGTCCGCAGCTGCGAGATCCTCTGCGGGCCAGTGTCCAGCTCTGTTTTTGTAGACCAGTGCGCTGACAGCACTTTAGTGTTGTCCTGTCAGCAGCTGCGCACCCATAACACCACTGCCACTCAGATATATGTCCATGTGACCAGCCGGGCAATAATAGAGGATTGTCATGGGGTCAGGTTTGCCCCATTCACTTGGACTTATCCAGGTATTCAAGATCATTACAAAGTAGCCGGACTTGATCCAGACAGGAATAATTGGACAGATGTGGATGATTTCAATTGGCTTGCTGCTGGAACACCTTCGCCCAACTGGACTGTCATTCCTGAGACTGAGAGAATATGTAGTTGGGATTCTGTGGGATCAGCCtcttaa
- the bicral gene encoding BRD4-interacting chromatin-remodeling complex-associated protein-like isoform X1 translates to MLPSAGAALLHRPVQRWRGNPVDTALLFHDGVMDDEDDRRLLDFLGDVQALNEYLHGSNSKSIGEDDVTNAAFGSASSFFTSDTSGSNEELKDGHNHLGEFGEAGGAELQLSSSLPFIEDELDGGSSPGGVDLSGEDQPFDILQKSLLEADITEQTLAQEALLDSQPSLIPSATSFPQQLVSGGFGGVAGPGVVAPLAQPQAFIQQVPQLPLPNGPAGQIQVVGSFNGSASSMMTINSLEQPQILLRQSGNVVTNNSGQGTMFTPSAAGQVSMSFNKGAIPLQNIIIQRGPTQQALIRPIQPKPLQTGGQTVYNISNIGLQPSTTAANLVSSPYTASGSPQSTQQVKVVNPASSIVMHSPLGQQVQPQSQSNLPQGQFLLPSSISLTPGTTVHSFQAVNGQVLQTNTQMGDPASMCTTTYSILTNQNTTVQLIAGQNFSAGGQLIVNQGLVSGGQIGQASPTPVVQVSQRPGAMAKVWNASASPSPTPVQTSQTSSHLTMVNSGVQGPQVCQQLSVNPGQHLLMPMGQNAPAASGVSEFQVSLNQDTAAQRGQTQLINLLGTKAVKTPASQELPLTPKRPATQQLTRGGMVLQQLRQDHNRVLSSERTPFTSLNDGIERLLPYHVFQGSPPRDEDFAKVDEEFEAVATQVLTRTQAMVNKYRRLLMVEAERSSPSSEMVMIDRTFNQEERGNLTQDKRMVLVDPDSFLEDFCCGPKLRNPSPKVLTPATNEGSPSIMETSPRHSISLTIKDGQVMNSHTEPAYRTESQQQGMEENRRSPIKCILDLKKKKSINLISSNSQHAHYPTSPSQSQHSSAQGYPSSLGRGHEEQLPSDHSHTSLADTDSVLEAAVNSILEC, encoded by the exons ATGCTGCCTTCTGCTGGAGCCGCACTGCTCCACCGGCCCGTGCAGAGATGGCGAGGAAACCCCGTGGACACGGCACTGCTTTTTCATGACG GTGTCATGGATGATGAAGACGACCGCCGTCTTCTGGATTTTTTAGG AGATGTGCAAGCATTGAATGAGTATCTTCATGGTTCAAACAGTAAATCT ATTGGAGAAGACGATGTGACAAATGCAGCATTTGGGTCGGCCAGCTCATTCTTCACCAGTGACACC AGTGGCTCCAATGAAGAACTCAAAGATGGTCACAATCATTTGGGAGAGTTTGGGGAGGCTGGTGGAGCTGAGCTTCAGCTCTCAAGCAGTCTTCCGTTCATCGAGGATGAGCTTGACGGTGGATCCTCACCAGGTGGGGTCGATCTCAGTGGCGAGGACCAACCATTTGACATCCTCCAGAAGTCATTGCTGGAAGCAGATATCACAGAGCAGACATTGGCTCAAGAAGCTCTTTTGGACTCCCAGCCATCTCTCATTCCCTCAGCTACCTCCTTCCCTCAGCAGCTGGTCTCTGGAGGGTTTGGAGGTGTCGCGGGTCCTGGTGTGGTGGCACCATTGGCACAACCTCAGGCTTTTATCCAGCAGGTTCCCCAACTACCCTTGCCAAATGGCCCAGCTGGACAAATCCAGGTAGTGGGATCCTTCAATGGCAGTGCCTCCTCTATGATGACTATCAACAGTTTGGAACAGCCTCAGATCCTGTTGAGGCAGAGTGGAAATGTTGTGACAAACAATAGCGGTCAGGGTACCATGTTCACCCCCTCCGCAGCTGGTCAGGTGTCAATGTCTTTCAATAAAGGAGCAATACCACTTCAGAATATTATCATCCAGAGAGGCCCTACACAACAGGCATTGATTAGACCGATTCAGCCTAAACCCTTACAGACAGGGGGACAAACTGTATACAACATCAGCAACATCGGGCTTCAACCTAGCACCACAGCTGCGAATTTAGTCAGTAGCCCCTACACAGCCTCTGGCTCTCCTCAGTCTACTCAACAGGTGAAAGTGGTCAATCCAGCCAGCAGCATTGTAATGCATTCACCGCTGGGGCAACAAGTGCAACCACAGTCCCAGTCCAATCTGCCTCAGGGGCAGTTTTTGCTACCCAGTTCTATTTCCCTAACCCCTGGTACGACTGTTCACAGTTTCCAGGCTGTGAATGGGCAGGTGTTACAAACAAACACTCAAATGGGCGACCCAGCGTCAATGTGCACTACCACCTACTCCATCCTCACCAATCAGAACACAACAGTACAGCTTATCGCTGGGCAGAACTTTTCAGCTGGAGGGCAGCTAATAGTCAATCAAGGTTTGGTCAGTGGAGGTCAAATAGGCCAAGCTTCACCCACACCTGTTGTGCAGGTGTCTCAAAGGCCTGGTGCCATGGCCAAAGTTTGGAATGCCAGCGCGTCGCCTAGCCCAACCCCTGTACAGACGTCCCAGACTTCAAGCCACCTCACCATGGTCAATTCTGGTGTTCAGGGCCCACAGGTTTGTCAGCAGTTATCTGTGAACCCAGGACAGCATCTCCTTATGCCCATGGGCCAGAATGCTCCAGCTGCTTCTGGCGTTTCAGAGTTTCAAGTCTCTCTAAACCAG GACACAGCAGCACAAAGAGGGCAAACACAATTAATTAATCTCCTTGGTACCAAAG CTGTGAAAACTCCTGCCAGTCAGGAATTGCCTCTCACACCGAAGCGACCTGCAACTCAGCAACTTACTAGAGGAGGAAT GGTCCTCCAGCAGTTAAGACAGGATCACAATAGAGTCTTGTCTTCAGAGCGGACACCATTCACTTCATTAAATGATGGCATTGAAAGATTACTGCCCTATCATGTTTTCCAAGGCTCACCACCACGAGATGAAGATTTCGCCAAAG TTGATGAGGAGTTTGAAGCAGTTGCTACACAAGTGCTAACCAGAACGCAGGCCATGGTGAACAAATACAGGCGCCTACTCATGGTAGAAGCAGAG AGGTCTAGCCCTTCATCAGAAATGgtgatgattgacaggactTTTAACCAAGAGGAAAGGGGCAACTTGACCCAAGACAAACGAATGGTGTTAGTGGATCCAG ATAGCTTCCTGGAAGACTTCTGCTGTGGCCCTAAACTAAGGAACCCAAGTCCTAAAGTCTTGACCCCAGCCACCAATGAGGGCAGTCCCAGCATAATGGAAACATCCCCAAGGCATTCCATAAGTCTCACCATAAAAGATGGGCAGGTTATGAACAGCCACACAGAACCTGCTTATAGGACAGAATCTCAACAACAAGGAATGGAAGAAAACAGAAGATCTCCCATCAAGTGCATCCTGgacctaaaaaaaaagaaatccatCAACCTAATCAGCAGCAACAGTCAACATGCTCACTACCCTACATCTCCCAGCCAATCACAGCATAGCTCTGCCCAGGGCTACCCTTCGAGCCTGGGGCGGGGCCACGAAGAACAACTTCCCTCAGATCATAGTCACACGTCATTGGCTGACACAGACTCTGTGCTCGAGGCTGCCGTGAATAGCATCTTAGAATGTTAG
- the bicral gene encoding BRD4-interacting chromatin-remodeling complex-associated protein-like isoform X2: MTKKHQTVNTLWTLTYYNGVMDDEDDRRLLDFLGDVQALNEYLHGSNSKSIGEDDVTNAAFGSASSFFTSDTSGSNEELKDGHNHLGEFGEAGGAELQLSSSLPFIEDELDGGSSPGGVDLSGEDQPFDILQKSLLEADITEQTLAQEALLDSQPSLIPSATSFPQQLVSGGFGGVAGPGVVAPLAQPQAFIQQVPQLPLPNGPAGQIQVVGSFNGSASSMMTINSLEQPQILLRQSGNVVTNNSGQGTMFTPSAAGQVSMSFNKGAIPLQNIIIQRGPTQQALIRPIQPKPLQTGGQTVYNISNIGLQPSTTAANLVSSPYTASGSPQSTQQVKVVNPASSIVMHSPLGQQVQPQSQSNLPQGQFLLPSSISLTPGTTVHSFQAVNGQVLQTNTQMGDPASMCTTTYSILTNQNTTVQLIAGQNFSAGGQLIVNQGLVSGGQIGQASPTPVVQVSQRPGAMAKVWNASASPSPTPVQTSQTSSHLTMVNSGVQGPQVCQQLSVNPGQHLLMPMGQNAPAASGVSEFQVSLNQDTAAQRGQTQLINLLGTKAVKTPASQELPLTPKRPATQQLTRGGMVLQQLRQDHNRVLSSERTPFTSLNDGIERLLPYHVFQGSPPRDEDFAKVDEEFEAVATQVLTRTQAMVNKYRRLLMVEAERSSPSSEMVMIDRTFNQEERGNLTQDKRMVLVDPDSFLEDFCCGPKLRNPSPKVLTPATNEGSPSIMETSPRHSISLTIKDGQVMNSHTEPAYRTESQQQGMEENRRSPIKCILDLKKKKSINLISSNSQHAHYPTSPSQSQHSSAQGYPSSLGRGHEEQLPSDHSHTSLADTDSVLEAAVNSILEC; encoded by the exons atgacGAAAAAGCACCAAACTGTTAACACACTGTGGACCCTGACATATTACAATG GTGTCATGGATGATGAAGACGACCGCCGTCTTCTGGATTTTTTAGG AGATGTGCAAGCATTGAATGAGTATCTTCATGGTTCAAACAGTAAATCT ATTGGAGAAGACGATGTGACAAATGCAGCATTTGGGTCGGCCAGCTCATTCTTCACCAGTGACACC AGTGGCTCCAATGAAGAACTCAAAGATGGTCACAATCATTTGGGAGAGTTTGGGGAGGCTGGTGGAGCTGAGCTTCAGCTCTCAAGCAGTCTTCCGTTCATCGAGGATGAGCTTGACGGTGGATCCTCACCAGGTGGGGTCGATCTCAGTGGCGAGGACCAACCATTTGACATCCTCCAGAAGTCATTGCTGGAAGCAGATATCACAGAGCAGACATTGGCTCAAGAAGCTCTTTTGGACTCCCAGCCATCTCTCATTCCCTCAGCTACCTCCTTCCCTCAGCAGCTGGTCTCTGGAGGGTTTGGAGGTGTCGCGGGTCCTGGTGTGGTGGCACCATTGGCACAACCTCAGGCTTTTATCCAGCAGGTTCCCCAACTACCCTTGCCAAATGGCCCAGCTGGACAAATCCAGGTAGTGGGATCCTTCAATGGCAGTGCCTCCTCTATGATGACTATCAACAGTTTGGAACAGCCTCAGATCCTGTTGAGGCAGAGTGGAAATGTTGTGACAAACAATAGCGGTCAGGGTACCATGTTCACCCCCTCCGCAGCTGGTCAGGTGTCAATGTCTTTCAATAAAGGAGCAATACCACTTCAGAATATTATCATCCAGAGAGGCCCTACACAACAGGCATTGATTAGACCGATTCAGCCTAAACCCTTACAGACAGGGGGACAAACTGTATACAACATCAGCAACATCGGGCTTCAACCTAGCACCACAGCTGCGAATTTAGTCAGTAGCCCCTACACAGCCTCTGGCTCTCCTCAGTCTACTCAACAGGTGAAAGTGGTCAATCCAGCCAGCAGCATTGTAATGCATTCACCGCTGGGGCAACAAGTGCAACCACAGTCCCAGTCCAATCTGCCTCAGGGGCAGTTTTTGCTACCCAGTTCTATTTCCCTAACCCCTGGTACGACTGTTCACAGTTTCCAGGCTGTGAATGGGCAGGTGTTACAAACAAACACTCAAATGGGCGACCCAGCGTCAATGTGCACTACCACCTACTCCATCCTCACCAATCAGAACACAACAGTACAGCTTATCGCTGGGCAGAACTTTTCAGCTGGAGGGCAGCTAATAGTCAATCAAGGTTTGGTCAGTGGAGGTCAAATAGGCCAAGCTTCACCCACACCTGTTGTGCAGGTGTCTCAAAGGCCTGGTGCCATGGCCAAAGTTTGGAATGCCAGCGCGTCGCCTAGCCCAACCCCTGTACAGACGTCCCAGACTTCAAGCCACCTCACCATGGTCAATTCTGGTGTTCAGGGCCCACAGGTTTGTCAGCAGTTATCTGTGAACCCAGGACAGCATCTCCTTATGCCCATGGGCCAGAATGCTCCAGCTGCTTCTGGCGTTTCAGAGTTTCAAGTCTCTCTAAACCAG GACACAGCAGCACAAAGAGGGCAAACACAATTAATTAATCTCCTTGGTACCAAAG CTGTGAAAACTCCTGCCAGTCAGGAATTGCCTCTCACACCGAAGCGACCTGCAACTCAGCAACTTACTAGAGGAGGAAT GGTCCTCCAGCAGTTAAGACAGGATCACAATAGAGTCTTGTCTTCAGAGCGGACACCATTCACTTCATTAAATGATGGCATTGAAAGATTACTGCCCTATCATGTTTTCCAAGGCTCACCACCACGAGATGAAGATTTCGCCAAAG TTGATGAGGAGTTTGAAGCAGTTGCTACACAAGTGCTAACCAGAACGCAGGCCATGGTGAACAAATACAGGCGCCTACTCATGGTAGAAGCAGAG AGGTCTAGCCCTTCATCAGAAATGgtgatgattgacaggactTTTAACCAAGAGGAAAGGGGCAACTTGACCCAAGACAAACGAATGGTGTTAGTGGATCCAG ATAGCTTCCTGGAAGACTTCTGCTGTGGCCCTAAACTAAGGAACCCAAGTCCTAAAGTCTTGACCCCAGCCACCAATGAGGGCAGTCCCAGCATAATGGAAACATCCCCAAGGCATTCCATAAGTCTCACCATAAAAGATGGGCAGGTTATGAACAGCCACACAGAACCTGCTTATAGGACAGAATCTCAACAACAAGGAATGGAAGAAAACAGAAGATCTCCCATCAAGTGCATCCTGgacctaaaaaaaaagaaatccatCAACCTAATCAGCAGCAACAGTCAACATGCTCACTACCCTACATCTCCCAGCCAATCACAGCATAGCTCTGCCCAGGGCTACCCTTCGAGCCTGGGGCGGGGCCACGAAGAACAACTTCCCTCAGATCATAGTCACACGTCATTGGCTGACACAGACTCTGTGCTCGAGGCTGCCGTGAATAGCATCTTAGAATGTTAG
- the bicral gene encoding BRD4-interacting chromatin-remodeling complex-associated protein-like isoform X3 yields the protein MDDEDDRRLLDFLGDVQALNEYLHGSNSKSIGEDDVTNAAFGSASSFFTSDTSGSNEELKDGHNHLGEFGEAGGAELQLSSSLPFIEDELDGGSSPGGVDLSGEDQPFDILQKSLLEADITEQTLAQEALLDSQPSLIPSATSFPQQLVSGGFGGVAGPGVVAPLAQPQAFIQQVPQLPLPNGPAGQIQVVGSFNGSASSMMTINSLEQPQILLRQSGNVVTNNSGQGTMFTPSAAGQVSMSFNKGAIPLQNIIIQRGPTQQALIRPIQPKPLQTGGQTVYNISNIGLQPSTTAANLVSSPYTASGSPQSTQQVKVVNPASSIVMHSPLGQQVQPQSQSNLPQGQFLLPSSISLTPGTTVHSFQAVNGQVLQTNTQMGDPASMCTTTYSILTNQNTTVQLIAGQNFSAGGQLIVNQGLVSGGQIGQASPTPVVQVSQRPGAMAKVWNASASPSPTPVQTSQTSSHLTMVNSGVQGPQVCQQLSVNPGQHLLMPMGQNAPAASGVSEFQVSLNQDTAAQRGQTQLINLLGTKAVKTPASQELPLTPKRPATQQLTRGGMVLQQLRQDHNRVLSSERTPFTSLNDGIERLLPYHVFQGSPPRDEDFAKVDEEFEAVATQVLTRTQAMVNKYRRLLMVEAERSSPSSEMVMIDRTFNQEERGNLTQDKRMVLVDPDSFLEDFCCGPKLRNPSPKVLTPATNEGSPSIMETSPRHSISLTIKDGQVMNSHTEPAYRTESQQQGMEENRRSPIKCILDLKKKKSINLISSNSQHAHYPTSPSQSQHSSAQGYPSSLGRGHEEQLPSDHSHTSLADTDSVLEAAVNSILEC from the exons ATGGATGATGAAGACGACCGCCGTCTTCTGGATTTTTTAGG AGATGTGCAAGCATTGAATGAGTATCTTCATGGTTCAAACAGTAAATCT ATTGGAGAAGACGATGTGACAAATGCAGCATTTGGGTCGGCCAGCTCATTCTTCACCAGTGACACC AGTGGCTCCAATGAAGAACTCAAAGATGGTCACAATCATTTGGGAGAGTTTGGGGAGGCTGGTGGAGCTGAGCTTCAGCTCTCAAGCAGTCTTCCGTTCATCGAGGATGAGCTTGACGGTGGATCCTCACCAGGTGGGGTCGATCTCAGTGGCGAGGACCAACCATTTGACATCCTCCAGAAGTCATTGCTGGAAGCAGATATCACAGAGCAGACATTGGCTCAAGAAGCTCTTTTGGACTCCCAGCCATCTCTCATTCCCTCAGCTACCTCCTTCCCTCAGCAGCTGGTCTCTGGAGGGTTTGGAGGTGTCGCGGGTCCTGGTGTGGTGGCACCATTGGCACAACCTCAGGCTTTTATCCAGCAGGTTCCCCAACTACCCTTGCCAAATGGCCCAGCTGGACAAATCCAGGTAGTGGGATCCTTCAATGGCAGTGCCTCCTCTATGATGACTATCAACAGTTTGGAACAGCCTCAGATCCTGTTGAGGCAGAGTGGAAATGTTGTGACAAACAATAGCGGTCAGGGTACCATGTTCACCCCCTCCGCAGCTGGTCAGGTGTCAATGTCTTTCAATAAAGGAGCAATACCACTTCAGAATATTATCATCCAGAGAGGCCCTACACAACAGGCATTGATTAGACCGATTCAGCCTAAACCCTTACAGACAGGGGGACAAACTGTATACAACATCAGCAACATCGGGCTTCAACCTAGCACCACAGCTGCGAATTTAGTCAGTAGCCCCTACACAGCCTCTGGCTCTCCTCAGTCTACTCAACAGGTGAAAGTGGTCAATCCAGCCAGCAGCATTGTAATGCATTCACCGCTGGGGCAACAAGTGCAACCACAGTCCCAGTCCAATCTGCCTCAGGGGCAGTTTTTGCTACCCAGTTCTATTTCCCTAACCCCTGGTACGACTGTTCACAGTTTCCAGGCTGTGAATGGGCAGGTGTTACAAACAAACACTCAAATGGGCGACCCAGCGTCAATGTGCACTACCACCTACTCCATCCTCACCAATCAGAACACAACAGTACAGCTTATCGCTGGGCAGAACTTTTCAGCTGGAGGGCAGCTAATAGTCAATCAAGGTTTGGTCAGTGGAGGTCAAATAGGCCAAGCTTCACCCACACCTGTTGTGCAGGTGTCTCAAAGGCCTGGTGCCATGGCCAAAGTTTGGAATGCCAGCGCGTCGCCTAGCCCAACCCCTGTACAGACGTCCCAGACTTCAAGCCACCTCACCATGGTCAATTCTGGTGTTCAGGGCCCACAGGTTTGTCAGCAGTTATCTGTGAACCCAGGACAGCATCTCCTTATGCCCATGGGCCAGAATGCTCCAGCTGCTTCTGGCGTTTCAGAGTTTCAAGTCTCTCTAAACCAG GACACAGCAGCACAAAGAGGGCAAACACAATTAATTAATCTCCTTGGTACCAAAG CTGTGAAAACTCCTGCCAGTCAGGAATTGCCTCTCACACCGAAGCGACCTGCAACTCAGCAACTTACTAGAGGAGGAAT GGTCCTCCAGCAGTTAAGACAGGATCACAATAGAGTCTTGTCTTCAGAGCGGACACCATTCACTTCATTAAATGATGGCATTGAAAGATTACTGCCCTATCATGTTTTCCAAGGCTCACCACCACGAGATGAAGATTTCGCCAAAG TTGATGAGGAGTTTGAAGCAGTTGCTACACAAGTGCTAACCAGAACGCAGGCCATGGTGAACAAATACAGGCGCCTACTCATGGTAGAAGCAGAG AGGTCTAGCCCTTCATCAGAAATGgtgatgattgacaggactTTTAACCAAGAGGAAAGGGGCAACTTGACCCAAGACAAACGAATGGTGTTAGTGGATCCAG ATAGCTTCCTGGAAGACTTCTGCTGTGGCCCTAAACTAAGGAACCCAAGTCCTAAAGTCTTGACCCCAGCCACCAATGAGGGCAGTCCCAGCATAATGGAAACATCCCCAAGGCATTCCATAAGTCTCACCATAAAAGATGGGCAGGTTATGAACAGCCACACAGAACCTGCTTATAGGACAGAATCTCAACAACAAGGAATGGAAGAAAACAGAAGATCTCCCATCAAGTGCATCCTGgacctaaaaaaaaagaaatccatCAACCTAATCAGCAGCAACAGTCAACATGCTCACTACCCTACATCTCCCAGCCAATCACAGCATAGCTCTGCCCAGGGCTACCCTTCGAGCCTGGGGCGGGGCCACGAAGAACAACTTCCCTCAGATCATAGTCACACGTCATTGGCTGACACAGACTCTGTGCTCGAGGCTGCCGTGAATAGCATCTTAGAATGTTAG